A section of the Hippea sp. KM1 genome encodes:
- the aroF gene encoding 3-deoxy-7-phosphoheptulonate synthase has product MIIVMKRSATDEDIERVSKKVERMGLKTHISKGSRKTVIGVIGDIDSKIKEYDPVATLSLDKAVESVQRVSKPYKLASRESRNDDTIIDVKGVKIGGDTFTLIAGPCSVENREQILTTARGIKKCSAHMLRGGAFKPRTSPYSFQGLGEEGLRLLKEASEETGLPVVTEVMNPKDLDVVLKYADVLQIGARNIQNFSLLKLVGQTDKPVLLKRGMATTIQEFLMSAEYVMSEGNADVILCERGIRTFETATRNTLDISAVPVLKKETHLPVLIDPSHAAGKRDYVPALSRAAIAAGADGLLIEVHYNPQIAVSDAAQQLTVEEFCELVEELRRIGEVVGKKIQ; this is encoded by the coding sequence ATGATTATCGTTATGAAGCGTTCGGCGACAGACGAAGACATTGAAAGGGTCAGCAAGAAGGTTGAGAGGATGGGTCTAAAAACCCATATATCCAAGGGCAGTCGCAAAACCGTTATAGGTGTCATAGGTGATATAGACAGCAAGATAAAGGAGTACGATCCAGTGGCCACCTTATCCTTAGATAAGGCCGTTGAGAGTGTCCAGAGGGTCTCAAAACCCTATAAATTGGCATCGAGGGAGAGCAGAAACGACGATACCATCATCGATGTGAAGGGGGTAAAGATCGGCGGTGATACATTCACGCTCATTGCAGGCCCCTGTTCTGTGGAAAACAGGGAGCAGATATTAACCACGGCAAGGGGCATAAAGAAGTGTTCAGCCCACATGTTGAGGGGTGGTGCATTCAAGCCGAGGACTTCACCTTACAGCTTCCAGGGTCTTGGAGAAGAGGGCTTGAGGTTGTTAAAAGAGGCATCGGAGGAGACAGGCCTGCCGGTTGTTACGGAGGTGATGAATCCAAAGGATCTGGATGTTGTGCTTAAATACGCCGATGTGCTCCAGATAGGGGCCAGAAACATACAGAACTTCTCCTTACTCAAGCTGGTCGGTCAGACGGATAAGCCCGTTCTCCTAAAGAGGGGTATGGCAACAACGATTCAGGAGTTCTTAATGAGCGCTGAGTATGTAATGAGTGAAGGCAATGCCGATGTTATTCTCTGTGAGAGGGGCATAAGGACATTCGAAACAGCAACAAGGAACACATTGGACATCTCGGCTGTTCCTGTTTTGAAAAAGGAGACCCATCTGCCCGTTTTAATAGACCCATCCCATGCCGCAGGCAAAAGGGATTATGTGCCTGCACTCTCAAGGGCAGCCATAGCCGCAGGTGCCGACGGTCTTTTGATTGAGGTTCATTACAACCCCCAGATTGCCGTCTCCGATGCAGCCCAGCAGCTAACCGTTGAGGAGTTCTGTGAATTGGTTGAAGAGCTAAGAAGGATCGGTGAGGTGGTGGGCAAAAAGATCCAGTAA
- a CDS encoding homoserine dehydrogenase — protein MESVNVGLLGVGTVGSGVVKILTNNADIIKKRLGFELNLKRVYAKQIKDDVRPLLEGKIASGYEELLADDIDIVVELIGGTSFAKEFILKAIQAKKSVATANKALLAEYGYEIFSEAFKNRVDIGYEAAVAGGIPIIKAIKESLAANHIKSIKAIVNGTCNYILSEMFYKEISFEEALKDAQEKGFAEADPTFDIEGIDSAHKMAILSSISFGDNVKAKDVYTEGITNIDLLDIKFADEFGYRIKLIGITNLLNGRIDVRVHPTLIKKDDILAKTDGEFNAIKVKTDMNDETVYIGKGAGSLPTASAVVADIMDIARNIKNKTNLRVPLMAFPFNYVKKRDIINIDDLTMSYYLRFTVKDQAGVLSKISGILGEYNISIKSVVQLGKNEEWVPLIVFTHKAKEKDIKQALTIIEKLDIIKEKVLLVRVDDEE, from the coding sequence ATGGAAAGTGTAAATGTGGGTTTGTTGGGTGTTGGAACCGTTGGCAGCGGCGTTGTAAAGATTCTAACCAACAACGCTGACATAATAAAAAAGAGGCTCGGCTTTGAGTTAAACCTAAAAAGGGTCTATGCCAAACAGATAAAGGACGATGTTAGGCCGCTCCTTGAGGGCAAGATAGCATCGGGTTATGAGGAGTTGCTTGCAGACGACATCGATATAGTCGTTGAGCTTATTGGCGGGACGAGCTTTGCAAAGGAGTTTATATTAAAGGCGATACAGGCCAAAAAAAGCGTGGCAACGGCAAACAAGGCACTGCTTGCAGAATACGGATACGAGATATTCTCAGAGGCCTTCAAGAACAGGGTGGATATAGGCTATGAGGCTGCTGTTGCAGGTGGAATCCCCATAATCAAAGCCATAAAAGAATCACTGGCTGCCAACCATATAAAATCCATCAAAGCCATAGTAAACGGCACCTGCAATTACATATTGTCGGAGATGTTCTATAAGGAGATCTCATTCGAGGAGGCCCTAAAGGATGCCCAGGAAAAGGGATTTGCCGAGGCAGACCCTACATTCGACATAGAGGGCATCGATTCAGCGCATAAAATGGCCATATTAAGCTCCATATCGTTTGGCGATAATGTCAAGGCCAAGGATGTTTACACAGAAGGTATAACCAACATAGACCTTCTGGATATAAAGTTTGCAGATGAGTTCGGCTATAGAATAAAGCTCATCGGCATAACCAATCTGTTGAACGGAAGGATAGATGTAAGGGTGCATCCAACACTGATAAAGAAAGACGACATACTGGCAAAGACAGACGGTGAGTTTAACGCCATCAAGGTAAAGACAGATATGAACGATGAAACTGTCTATATAGGAAAAGGGGCAGGGAGCCTGCCTACGGCAAGCGCCGTTGTGGCAGATATCATGGATATAGCAAGAAACATCAAAAACAAAACAAATCTCAGGGTTCCTTTGATGGCATTCCCTTTTAATTATGTGAAAAAAAGGGATATTATCAACATAGACGATTTAACCATGAGCTATTACTTAAGGTTCACGGTGAAGGATCAGGCCGGTGTTTTATCTAAAATCTCAGGCATCTTGGGTGAATACAACATAAGCATCAAAAGCGTTGTCCAATTGGGTAAAAACGAGGAATGGGTGCCGTTGATTGTATTTACACACAAGGCCAAAGAAAAAGACATAAAACAGGCGTTAACAATCATAGAGAAGCTCGATATAATAAAAGAAAAGGTGCTTTTGGTGAGAGTGGATGATGAAGAATAA
- a CDS encoding LOG family protein produces MRWATTFGASRLNDKGLYQEGVELGRFLAQKGYAVKCGGYQGLMEAVSKGVKESGGVVVGIGLEAFEPLRENNPYLTKKIVAGDLFERLRLLVKDSELFVVQQGSIGTLNELFLVWALKYSLKETFRVCLIGKKYLSLKNCDFIPQDTLRFLEIYPTLEDFKESLS; encoded by the coding sequence ATGAGGTGGGCTACGACATTTGGTGCAAGCAGGCTAAACGATAAGGGATTATATCAGGAGGGTGTTGAGCTGGGGAGGTTTCTTGCCCAGAAGGGATATGCTGTCAAGTGTGGCGGATACCAAGGGCTCATGGAGGCTGTTAGTAAGGGTGTAAAAGAGTCAGGCGGTGTGGTTGTTGGTATAGGGCTTGAGGCGTTTGAGCCTTTAAGGGAGAATAACCCTTATCTAACCAAAAAGATAGTTGCAGGTGATCTATTCGAAAGGTTGAGGCTTCTGGTTAAGGATAGTGAGCTATTCGTTGTGCAGCAGGGCAGTATAGGCACGCTGAATGAGCTGTTTTTGGTCTGGGCGCTTAAATACTCCTTAAAAGAAACATTCAGGGTCTGTTTAATTGGTAAAAAATACCTATCCTTAAAGAATTGCGATTTTATACCTCAGGATACCTTGAGATTCTTAGAGATATACCCGACGCTTGAGGATTTTAAAGAGAGCTTAAGTTGA
- a CDS encoding aldehyde dehydrogenase family protein: MKQYKTYIGGEWIETGQTINVIDKYTGETIATVPKADKKTVDMAVDAAHEAFEVMRKMPAYRRSEILEKAANLIKERSEEIATTICREAGKAWKYSMGEVSRGYETFKFASEEAKRIHGETVPMDASSGGVGRVGYYIRVPMGVIGAITPFNFPLNLVAHKVAPAIASGNTVVLKPASSTPITALILAEILEEAGLPKGAFNVVIGPGGEVGEPLITNDKVRKVTFTGSPKVGDRIMRIAGIKRVTLELGNNSATIIEKDADIDKAIPRCVDSAFANSGQVCISLQRIYVHKDIADEFTKKFAEATKRLKVGNPVEKDVDLGPMIDESEAKRAEEWIKEAISQGAQLIVGGEREGRVLRPTVLRNTTKDMRVMCMEVFAPIVSIVEYNDFEEAIQHVNDSDYGLQAGIYTNDIRKIQYAIDNLDVGGVMINDTSIFRVDHMPYGGNKMSGIGREGVRFAIEEMTNIKMVMINLN, encoded by the coding sequence ATGAAGCAGTATAAGACCTATATCGGCGGTGAATGGATTGAAACAGGTCAAACCATCAATGTCATCGACAAATACACAGGCGAGACCATAGCCACAGTTCCAAAGGCAGACAAAAAAACCGTCGATATGGCCGTGGATGCAGCCCATGAGGCTTTTGAGGTTATGAGGAAGATGCCTGCATACAGAAGGTCCGAGATTTTGGAGAAGGCTGCCAACCTTATAAAGGAAAGGTCAGAGGAGATTGCAACCACCATTTGCAGAGAGGCCGGCAAGGCCTGGAAATACTCAATGGGTGAAGTTAGCAGGGGATATGAAACATTCAAGTTTGCATCAGAGGAAGCAAAGCGCATACATGGCGAGACCGTGCCTATGGATGCAAGCTCAGGCGGTGTAGGCAGGGTTGGTTATTACATTAGAGTCCCCATGGGTGTAATTGGAGCCATAACACCGTTTAACTTTCCATTGAACCTGGTGGCTCACAAGGTTGCCCCTGCCATTGCAAGCGGCAATACGGTTGTTCTAAAGCCTGCATCATCCACGCCAATAACCGCTTTGATATTGGCTGAGATTTTGGAAGAGGCGGGATTGCCAAAGGGTGCCTTCAATGTGGTTATAGGGCCTGGTGGAGAGGTTGGTGAGCCGCTTATTACAAATGATAAGGTCAGAAAGGTGACATTCACAGGCTCTCCCAAGGTTGGAGACAGGATCATGCGCATAGCGGGCATAAAGAGGGTCACACTTGAGCTTGGCAACAACTCCGCAACAATAATCGAGAAGGATGCAGATATTGATAAAGCCATACCAAGGTGTGTGGATAGCGCCTTTGCAAACTCAGGCCAGGTCTGCATATCGTTACAGAGGATCTATGTACATAAAGACATTGCCGATGAGTTCACCAAGAAGTTTGCAGAGGCCACAAAGAGGCTGAAGGTGGGTAATCCCGTTGAGAAGGATGTGGATTTGGGGCCTATGATCGATGAGAGTGAAGCAAAGAGGGCAGAGGAGTGGATCAAGGAGGCCATAAGCCAGGGTGCTCAGTTGATTGTGGGTGGTGAAAGAGAAGGCAGGGTGCTGCGTCCCACTGTTTTGAGGAATACGACAAAGGATATGCGTGTTATGTGCATGGAGGTCTTTGCACCTATCGTTTCTATCGTTGAATACAACGATTTTGAAGAGGCTATTCAACATGTAAACGATTCCGATTACGGCTTACAGGCCGGTATTTACACAAACGACATAAGGAAAATCCAATACGCCATAGACAACCTTGATGTTGGCGGTGTGATGATAAACGATACCTCCATTTTCAGGGTCGATCACATGCCCTATGGTGGCAATAAGATGAGCGGAATAGGAAGGGAAGGCGTAAGGTTTGCAATAGAGGAAATGACCAATATCAAGATGGTGATGATAAATCTAAACTAA
- the dprA gene encoding DNA-processing protein DprA codes for MEKNRLKLLLSGINIKDPLKFESLESLYEAVKPKLKPKNVNKELEYLERHNIRLISIFDDEYPDRLKTIEYPPVVLYIKGQLKEMVLPIAVVGSRYPSGYGERVVKHLLPQLVESGFEVISGLARGIDALAHRITLGCGGYTVGVLGCGIDVIYPKENKTLFDKMADKGCIISEFPLNTPPTKYNFPARNRIIAGLAEAVLVVEADIKSGSLITARLAAEQSKAVFAVPGEIFSKRSRGTNKLIAEGAIPVLDVNTILGHFYLKLKEEMEKAEGEIDLSLQEKEVLDAIEGETTEDEIALKLNKDIGYVSEILFDLQLKGVVKLTPGGGYQKN; via the coding sequence TTGGAGAAAAATAGGCTAAAGCTTTTGTTAAGTGGAATCAACATAAAAGATCCGCTTAAGTTTGAAAGCTTAGAATCCCTATATGAGGCTGTAAAGCCAAAGCTAAAACCAAAAAATGTAAACAAAGAGCTTGAGTATTTAGAAAGGCACAATATACGGCTTATAAGCATATTCGATGATGAATACCCGGATAGATTAAAAACCATTGAATATCCGCCCGTTGTTTTATACATAAAAGGCCAATTGAAGGAAATGGTCTTGCCCATAGCGGTTGTGGGCAGCAGATACCCTTCAGGATACGGGGAAAGAGTAGTAAAACACCTCCTGCCTCAACTTGTTGAGAGTGGTTTTGAGGTTATAAGCGGCCTTGCAAGGGGTATAGATGCCTTAGCGCACAGGATTACATTGGGATGCGGCGGATATACTGTTGGGGTTTTGGGGTGCGGTATTGATGTGATATATCCGAAAGAAAACAAGACCTTATTCGATAAAATGGCCGATAAGGGTTGCATAATCAGCGAGTTTCCCCTAAATACGCCCCCAACAAAGTACAACTTCCCTGCAAGAAACAGGATCATAGCCGGTCTGGCTGAGGCCGTATTGGTTGTTGAAGCAGACATCAAAAGCGGTTCTCTGATTACAGCAAGGCTTGCCGCAGAGCAGTCAAAGGCGGTTTTTGCCGTTCCTGGTGAGATATTCTCAAAAAGAAGCAGAGGAACGAATAAATTAATCGCAGAGGGGGCCATACCGGTATTGGATGTAAACACCATCCTGGGGCATTTTTACCTAAAGCTAAAGGAAGAGATGGAAAAGGCCGAAGGCGAGATTGACCTAAGCCTGCAGGAGAAAGAGGTATTGGATGCCATAGAGGGCGAGACTACAGAGGATGAGATAGCCTTAAAACTCAATAAAGATATTGGTTATGTTAGCGAGATCCTATTCGATTTACAGCTAAAGGGTGTTGTTAAGCTTACACCAGGCGGTGGTTATCAGAAAAACTAA
- a CDS encoding class I SAM-dependent methyltransferase, translated as MSKQLSKVEIDGWEALAYDAIMQLISGFSYDGFIKKVVGDMNIKLNDRILDLGCGTGKNLCLMTNYTTAPCVGFDTSRNMLKQAKKRCRGRNVKVFYHDIRKPHPFYESFDMVFISFVLHGFIDNERGLIIKNAYDSLKKGGRFCILDYNEFDLQNQNPLIKAVFKYGECPLASEFIGLNLKDKLSLFGFGNFEQHNYYSGYVRLLIGEK; from the coding sequence ATGTCCAAACAACTAAGCAAGGTCGAGATTGATGGATGGGAAGCCTTAGCCTATGATGCCATAATGCAGCTGATAAGCGGTTTTAGCTATGATGGGTTTATTAAAAAGGTTGTAGGCGATATGAACATCAAGCTTAACGACAGAATATTGGATCTCGGCTGTGGAACAGGCAAAAATCTATGCCTTATGACTAATTACACAACCGCCCCGTGTGTGGGTTTTGATACAAGCAGAAACATGCTAAAGCAGGCCAAAAAACGCTGCAGGGGCAGAAATGTAAAGGTATTCTATCACGACATAAGGAAGCCGCATCCGTTCTATGAGTCGTTTGATATGGTCTTTATATCGTTCGTTCTGCACGGATTTATCGATAACGAGAGGGGCTTAATAATAAAAAACGCTTACGATAGCCTAAAAAAGGGCGGCCGTTTTTGCATATTGGACTATAATGAGTTTGATTTGCAAAACCAGAATCCACTTATAAAGGCCGTCTTTAAATACGGCGAATGCCCTTTGGCCAGCGAGTTTATAGGTTTAAATTTGAAAGATAAGCTCTCCTTGTTCGGCTTTGGTAATTTTGAACAACACAATTACTATTCAGGCTATGTGAGGTTGCTGATTGGAGAAAAATAG